CCGACGATGACGATATCGCAATCGGGCGCCGCGCTCATGATTCGTTCGCCATCGCGGCCTCGATATGGCCGAGGGTGTCGATCTCGCAGCGGACGACATCGCCCGCCTTCAGAAACCGGCGCGGGTCCATCGCCGCGCCGACGCCGCCCGGCGTGCCGGTGAAGATCAGATCCCCGGGCTCAAGCGTCATCGCGGTCGAGAGATGTTCGATCTGTTGCCACAGGTCGAAGACGAGGTGCCGGGTATTCGACTGCTGGCGCAGCTCGCCGTTGACGAAGCAGCGCAGGTCGAGCGCGTGCGGATCGGGTACCGCGTCGGCGGTCGTCAGCCACGGCCCGATCGGCGCATGCGTGTCGAAGCTCTTGCCGAGCGACCATTGCGGCCCGGCGTGCTGCCACATCCGTTCGGTCACGTCGTTGCCCACGCAATAGCCGAAGACATGGTCGGCCGCGCGCTCGGCCGGGATATGCTTGCCGCGCCGGCCGATTACCGCGACCAGTTCGACCTCGTAATCGGGCGTCGCGGTGCCGCGCGCGATCAGGATCGGGTCATAGGGGCCGTTGATCGAGGTCTGTGCCTTCGTGAACCAGACCTGCCGCTGCGGTGTTTCCATCTTCGATTCCGCGATATGGTCGGCATAGTTGAGCCCGATCGCCCAGATCTTGCCGGGACGCTCTATCGGCGCCGCCAACTTCACCGAGGCAAGCGGCATCGCGTCGTCCGCCGCCGCCGCGCGCGCCTCCAGATCGGGCCGCAGGCGATCCCAGTCGGCGATCAGGTCGATCATCGTGCCGTCATGGCCGGTCGGGATGACGCGATCGTCGACGACGATCCCCGTCCGCAACCCGCCCGCGTGACGATAGGTAGCCAGTCTCATGCCGTCTTCTCCCGTTGGCGGAAGCGAAAGAGGCGTCGGGCGCGCACGTTCAGCGCCATCAGCCGGCCGATCGTGCGCGGGCTCGGCGCCAGCCGCCGCGCGAACATCGGATGCGGGGAGCCCCATTGTACCGACAGCAGATCGTCGACGGTGGCGACGTTCGATCCGTCGTCGGCGGTGAAGCGATCGCCGTCGGTCCAATGTTCTAGCTCGTGGCCCCAGGGATCCTTCCAATAATCGAAGATCTGGCTGCCGAGGATGTGGCGGCCGACGCCCCACGCCGCTTTGTGCTTTCGCGTGCGCAGATGATCGTGGCCCAGCATCAAATCGTTGAGACCCAGCACTTCGAACGCGGCATGGTTGAAGCCCGGCCCGCTCGGCAGTTGCGCGAGGAACAAGGTGTGATGGTCTGACGGTTGGTCGCCGCGGTCGCAGCGCATGAACGCGCCCATCGCGACGCCGCTCGATGCCTCGATCTCGTCGGAGGTGATGAACCCGAAGCGCGCCTTGTACCAATTCTCCGACCTGCGGAAGTCGGCGACATTGAGGACGCAATGGCCGAGGCGGAATATGTGCGAC
This portion of the Sphingomonas sp. FARSPH genome encodes:
- a CDS encoding fumarylacetoacetate hydrolase family protein, coding for MRLATYRHAGGLRTGIVVDDRVIPTGHDGTMIDLIADWDRLRPDLEARAAAADDAMPLASVKLAAPIERPGKIWAIGLNYADHIAESKMETPQRQVWFTKAQTSINGPYDPILIARGTATPDYEVELVAVIGRRGKHIPAERAADHVFGYCVGNDVTERMWQHAGPQWSLGKSFDTHAPIGPWLTTADAVPDPHALDLRCFVNGELRQQSNTRHLVFDLWQQIEHLSTAMTLEPGDLIFTGTPGGVGAAMDPRRFLKAGDVVRCEIDTLGHIEAAMANES
- a CDS encoding VOC family protein, which gives rise to MEPLIRVEDIAHVRFTAPDLPCMAAFLQDFGLSTFEDAGVLYARGLNGAPFLHATGPGEPGFAGLGLRAASIKDLARLAAAEGVTVEPFQAPGGGHVVSLRDPDGNLVEIVAGQAWESPPPPEPEWPFNSAADFLRSRRAVRTTPGPSHIFRLGHCVLNVADFRRSENWYKARFGFITSDEIEASSGVAMGAFMRCDRGDQPSDHHTLFLAQLPSGPGFNHAAFEVLGLNDLMLGHDHLRTRKHKAAWGVGRHILGSQIFDYWKDPWGHELEHWTDGDRFTADDGSNVATVDDLLSVQWGSPHPMFARRLAPSPRTIGRLMALNVRARRLFRFRQREKTA